One genomic window of Salmo salar chromosome ssa12, Ssal_v3.1, whole genome shotgun sequence includes the following:
- the nop56 gene encoding nucleolar protein 56 (The RefSeq protein has 1 substitution compared to this genomic sequence) → MVLLHVLFEHAAGYALFVVKEVEEIGMLLPQVEDCVLNIGKFNGMVSLAAFFPFKSAQAALDNINAISEGVVHADLKLFLETNLPIGGKKKAMLGVGDAKIGGALQEELGLAIQTGGVVAEILRGVRLHFHSLVKGLTAQAASKAQLGLGHSYSRAKVKFNVNRSDNMIIQSIALLDQLDKDINTFSMRVREWYGYHFPELIKIVTDNSTYCKMAQLIGNRKELSEESLESMEEVVMDSAKAQSILEASRSSMGMDISPIDLINIERFSNRVVSLAAYRLELQEYLHSKMGQVAPNLAALIGDVVGARLISHAGSLTNLAKYPASTVQILGAEKALFRALKTRGNTPKYGLIFHSTFIGRAAAKNKGRISRYLANKCTIASRIDAFSDVPTCVFGDKLRDQVEERLSFYETGEAPRKNLDVMKEAVIQAGEVAAEIKIKLAKKEKKRRKREKKLAALSTGDGEEEAGDAEATENGKVKKKKKKPATEAVQMEEEAPAAENGDTPAKKKKKRKSEAMEVEPVAEEAPETPPTEKKKKRKKKD, encoded by the exons ATG GTGCTGTTGCATGTGCTGTTCGAACATGCAGCAGGATATGCGCTCTTCGTTGTTAAGGAGGTGGAAGAGATTGGCATGCTTTTGCCTCAG GTTGAAGACTGCGTTCTAAACATTGGGAAGTTCAATGGCATGGTGAGCCTAGCTGCTTTCTTCCCATTCAAGTCGGCCCAGGCTGCTCTAGATAATATTAATGCCATATCAGAGG GTGTGGTCCATGCTGACCTGAAGCTGTTCCTGGAGACTAACCTGCCAATAGGGGGTAAGAAGAAGGCAATGCTGGGGGTAGGCGATGCCAAGATAGGAGGAGCTCTGCAAGAGGAGCTGGGCTTGGCCATCCAGACTGGAGGAGTGGTGGCCGAGATACTGAGAG GTGTGCGTCTCCACTTCCACTCCCTGGTGAAGGGGCTGACTGCCCAGGCTGCCTCCAAAGCCCAGCTGGGGCTGGGCCACAGCTACTCCAGGGCCAAGGTGAAGTTCAACGTCAACAGGTCCGACAACATGATCATCCAGTCCATTGCCCTTCTGGACCAGCTGGACAAGGACATCAACACCTTCTCCATGCGTGTGCG TGAGTGGTATGGCTACCATTTCCCGGAGCTGATCAAGATAGTGACGGACAACTCTACATACTGCAAGATGGCCCAGCTGATTGGCAACCGGAAGGAGCTGAGCGAGGAAAGTCTGGAGAGCATGGAAGAGGTGGTGATGGACAGTGCCAAGGCTCAGTCCATCCTGGAGGCCTCCCGCAGCTCCATGG GCATGGACATCTCTCCCATTGACTTGATCAACATTGAGAGGTTCTCTAACCGCGTGGTCTCACTGGCTGCCTACAGGCTGGAGCTCCAGGAGTACCTCCACTCCAAGATGGGCCAGGTGGCCCCCAACTTGGCCGCACTCATAGGAGATGTG gTGGGAGCACGCCTTATCTCCCATGCCGGCAGCTTAACCAACCTGGCCAAGTACCCAGCTTCAACTGTGCAGATCCTGGGTGCTGAGAAGGCCCTGTTCAG GGCTCTGAAGACTCGTGGCAACACCCCCAAGTATGGCCTCATCTTCCACTCAACCTTCATTGGTCGTGCTGCCGCCAAGAACAAAGGGCGTATCTCCCGTTACCTGGCCAATAAGTGCACAATCGCCTCAAGAATCGATGCCTTTTCTG ATGTGCCCACCTGTGTGTTCGGTGACAAATTGCGTGACCAGGTGGAGGAGCGCCTTTCGTTCTACGAGACGGGAGAGGCGCCTCGCAAGAACCTGGACGTCATGAAAGAGGCTGTGATACAG GCCGGAGAGGTGGCAGCTGAGATTAAGATCAAATTGGCAAAAAAAGAGAAGAAACGCAGGAAGCGGGAGAAGAAGCTGGCAGCCCTCTCCACTGGTGACGGCGAAGAGGAAGCGGGTGATGCCGAG GCGACTGAGAACGGCGaggtaaagaagaagaaaaagaagccgGCAACTGAGGCCGTTCAAATGGAGGAAGAGGCTCCGGCAGCAGAGAACGGGGATACCCCGgccaagaagaaaaagaaacgaAAGAGTGAGGCAATGGAGGTGGAGCCAGTGGCTGAGGAGGCTCCAGAAACCCCCCCGACTGagaagaaaaagaagagaaagaaaaaagactGA